The following proteins are encoded in a genomic region of Oceanisphaera profunda:
- the secY gene encoding preprotein translocase subunit SecY: MAKKPGLESKSAQGGLGELKSRLLFVLIAIVVFRAGSYVPIPGIDAAVLAELFKQQQGTIIEMFNMFSGGALERASILALGIMPYISASIIIQLLTVVHPALAELKKEGESGRRKISQYTRYGTLVLGTIQAIGIATGLPNMMPGLVVNAGLPFYFTAVVSLVTGTMFLMWLGEQVTERGIGNGISLIIFVGIVAGLPSAIGATAEQARQGELHVLLLLLLAVIVFAVTFFVVFVERGQRRIVVNYAKRQQGRQVFAAQSTHLPLKVNMAGVIPAIFASSIILFPGTVASWFGQGEGWFANALQEVSLALQPGQPLYVLLYATAIIFFCFFYTALVFNPRETADNLKKSGAFIPGIRPGEQTARYIDKIMTRLTLVGALYITFVCLVPQFLMTAWNVQFYFGGTSLLIIVVVIMDFMAQVQTHMMSHQYGDVMKKANLKGYNR, translated from the coding sequence ATGGCCAAAAAACCAGGATTAGAATCTAAAAGCGCACAAGGTGGGCTGGGTGAATTGAAGAGTCGTTTACTCTTCGTTCTTATCGCGATTGTTGTCTTTCGCGCCGGTTCCTATGTGCCTATTCCTGGAATTGACGCCGCCGTACTTGCCGAGTTGTTTAAACAGCAGCAGGGCACCATCATTGAAATGTTTAACATGTTCAGTGGTGGCGCCCTGGAACGAGCGTCTATACTGGCGCTGGGTATAATGCCGTATATTTCTGCGTCCATTATTATCCAGTTACTGACTGTGGTTCACCCCGCTTTAGCTGAGCTAAAGAAGGAAGGTGAATCTGGCCGTCGTAAGATCAGTCAGTACACCCGGTATGGCACGCTCGTGCTCGGCACCATCCAGGCCATCGGTATCGCTACCGGCTTACCAAATATGATGCCAGGACTTGTGGTTAACGCAGGACTGCCATTCTATTTCACAGCCGTAGTGAGCTTGGTCACCGGTACCATGTTTTTAATGTGGTTAGGTGAACAGGTTACCGAACGAGGCATTGGCAATGGTATCTCGTTGATAATCTTCGTGGGTATTGTTGCTGGTCTGCCATCGGCTATTGGTGCCACGGCAGAGCAGGCGCGTCAGGGGGAATTGCACGTATTGTTGCTGTTGCTACTGGCCGTGATTGTGTTTGCAGTAACCTTCTTTGTGGTATTTGTTGAACGTGGCCAGCGCCGCATTGTGGTGAACTACGCCAAGCGTCAACAAGGCCGTCAGGTTTTTGCAGCACAAAGTACACACCTGCCCTTGAAAGTGAATATGGCGGGGGTTATTCCGGCAATTTTCGCATCCAGTATTATTCTTTTCCCAGGTACCGTAGCCTCATGGTTCGGCCAAGGAGAAGGGTGGTTCGCCAATGCATTGCAAGAGGTCTCTCTTGCCCTGCAACCTGGTCAGCCGCTGTATGTGCTACTGTATGCAACTGCTATTATCTTTTTCTGTTTCTTCTATACCGCGTTGGTGTTTAACCCGCGTGAGACGGCAGATAACTTGAAAAAGAGTGGTGCGTTTATCCCAGGCATACGCCCAGGTGAGCAAACCGCGCGCTATATCGATAAGATAATGACTCGCCTAACCTTGGTTGGTGCGCTGTACATTACCTTTGTCTGTTTAGTGCCACAGTTTCTGATGACAGCTTGGAACGTCCAGTTCTACTTTGGTGGTACTTCGCTGTTAATTATTGTGGTCGTCATCATGGACTTCATGGCTCAGGTGCAAACCCACATGATGTCTCATCAGTATGGCGACGTGATGAAAAAAGCGAATCTGAAAGGTTATAACCGCTAA
- the rpmJ gene encoding 50S ribosomal protein L36, which yields MKVRASVKAICRNCKIVKRHGVVRVLCTEPRHKQRQG from the coding sequence ATGAAAGTTCGCGCTTCCGTTAAGGCAATTTGCCGTAACTGCAAAATCGTTAAACGCCACGGCGTAGTACGTGTTCTTTGCACTGAGCCTAGACACAAACAGCGTCAAGGCTAA
- the rpsM gene encoding 30S ribosomal protein S13, translating into MARIAGINIPDHKHAVIALTAIYGIGLTRSQAICAAAGIAENVKIKELDEAQVETLREQVAKFIVEGDLRREISMNIKRLMDLGCYRGLRHRRSLPLRGQRTKTNARTRKGPRKPIKR; encoded by the coding sequence GTGGCCCGTATCGCTGGCATTAACATTCCTGACCATAAACATGCAGTTATTGCTTTAACTGCGATTTATGGCATAGGTCTTACCCGCTCACAAGCCATTTGTGCTGCAGCCGGTATCGCTGAGAATGTGAAGATTAAAGAATTGGATGAAGCTCAGGTAGAAACCCTGCGTGAGCAAGTTGCAAAGTTCATCGTTGAAGGTGATCTGCGTCGCGAAATCTCCATGAACATAAAGCGTCTGATGGACCTGGGTTGTTACCGAGGTTTGCGTCATCGCCGCAGCCTACCCCTTCGTGGTCAGCGCACTAAGACTAATGCGCGTACGCGCAAAGGTCCTCGTAAACCGATCAAGAGATAA
- the rpsK gene encoding 30S ribosomal protein S11, which translates to MAKTPARSTRKRVKKQVSDGIAHVHASFNNTIVTITDRQGNALSWATAGGSGFRGSRKSTPFAAQVAAERAGEVAKEYGVKNLEVMVNGPGPGRESSIRALNAAGFRITNITDVTPIPHNGCRPPKKRRV; encoded by the coding sequence ATGGCTAAAACTCCAGCTCGTAGTACGCGTAAGCGCGTCAAAAAGCAGGTGAGCGATGGGATTGCCCACGTTCATGCATCTTTCAACAACACCATAGTAACTATTACTGATCGTCAGGGTAATGCTCTTTCTTGGGCAACTGCTGGTGGTTCAGGTTTCCGTGGTTCGCGCAAATCAACCCCGTTCGCTGCTCAGGTAGCTGCAGAACGCGCTGGTGAAGTTGCGAAAGAATACGGTGTTAAAAACCTAGAAGTAATGGTGAATGGTCCGGGTCCGGGCCGCGAGTCATCTATTCGTGCATTGAATGCTGCGGGTTTCCGCATCACCAATATCACTGATGTGACTCCGATTCCGCACAACGGTTGTCGTCCTCCTAAGAAGCGTCGCGTATAA
- the rpsD gene encoding 30S ribosomal protein S4 — translation MARYLGPKLKLSRREGTDLFLKSGVRAIDSKCKIDTAPGQHGARKARLSDYGVQLREKQKVRRMYGVLEKQFRNYYKEAARLKGNTGANLLQLLEGRLDNVVYRIGFGSTRAESRQLISHKAILVNGKVVNIPSFQVSPEDVISIREKAKKQARIKAALEVSGQREKPTWVEVDVTNMQGVYKRLPERSDLSAEINEQLIVELYSK, via the coding sequence ATGGCAAGATATTTGGGTCCCAAACTCAAACTGAGTCGTCGTGAAGGAACTGACTTGTTTTTAAAGTCAGGCGTCCGCGCGATAGATTCTAAATGTAAGATTGATACTGCACCTGGCCAGCACGGCGCGCGTAAAGCCCGTTTGTCCGACTATGGTGTACAGCTGCGTGAAAAGCAGAAAGTTCGTCGTATGTATGGCGTTCTGGAAAAGCAATTCCGTAACTATTATAAAGAAGCTGCTCGCTTGAAAGGCAATACCGGTGCAAACCTGTTGCAGCTGCTGGAAGGACGTTTAGACAACGTTGTTTACCGCATTGGTTTTGGCTCTACACGTGCCGAATCACGCCAGTTGATCAGCCACAAGGCGATCCTGGTAAACGGTAAGGTTGTGAACATTCCTTCGTTCCAAGTTTCTCCCGAGGATGTGATTAGCATTCGCGAGAAGGCGAAGAAACAAGCCCGGATCAAAGCCGCTCTTGAGGTTTCCGGTCAACGCGAAAAGCCGACTTGGGTAGAAGTTGACGTTACTAACATGCAAGGCGTATACAAGCGTCTGCCTGAGCGTAGCGACCTATCTGCCGAAATCAACGAACAGCTGATCGTCGAGCTTTACTCTAAGTAA
- a CDS encoding DNA-directed RNA polymerase subunit alpha, which produces MQGSVTDFLKPRLVDIEQISPTHAKVTLEPLERGFGHTLGNTLRRILLSSMPGCAITEVEVDGVLHEYSSKEGIQEDVLEILLNLKEVAVKLEGKDEVTLTLTKTGAGPVTAGDITHGDDVEIVNPEHVICHLTGNDAEISMRLRVQRGRGYVPASARAHTEDDERPIGRLLLDAAYSPVVRIAYNVEAARVEQRTDLDKLVIDMETNGTLDPEEAIRRAATIMAEQLEAFVDLRDVSEPEEKEDKPEFDPILLRPVDDLELTVRSANCLKAEAIHYIGDLVQRTEVELLKTPNLGKKSLTEIKDVLASRGLSLGMRLENWPPASIADE; this is translated from the coding sequence ATGCAGGGTTCTGTAACAGATTTTCTTAAGCCGCGTCTGGTTGATATCGAACAGATCAGCCCGACTCATGCCAAGGTGACTCTCGAGCCGCTGGAGCGTGGCTTTGGTCACACGTTGGGTAATACGCTACGTCGTATTCTGCTCTCATCCATGCCGGGTTGTGCGATTACTGAAGTCGAAGTCGACGGTGTACTGCACGAGTACAGCAGCAAGGAAGGTATTCAGGAAGATGTCCTGGAAATCTTGCTTAACTTGAAAGAAGTTGCTGTGAAGCTGGAAGGCAAGGACGAAGTCACCCTTACTTTGACCAAAACTGGTGCAGGTCCCGTAACTGCAGGCGACATCACCCACGGTGATGACGTTGAGATTGTTAACCCAGAGCACGTTATCTGTCATCTGACAGGCAATGATGCCGAAATCAGCATGCGTTTAAGAGTGCAACGCGGCCGAGGCTATGTACCTGCTTCTGCCCGTGCGCACACTGAAGACGATGAGCGTCCAATTGGTCGTTTATTGCTGGATGCGGCTTATAGCCCGGTGGTTCGAATCGCCTATAATGTTGAGGCGGCCCGTGTTGAACAGCGTACCGATTTAGATAAGCTGGTTATCGACATGGAAACTAACGGCACCTTAGATCCAGAAGAAGCTATCCGTCGTGCAGCCACTATTATGGCTGAACAACTGGAAGCCTTCGTAGATCTTCGTGATGTTAGCGAACCAGAAGAGAAAGAAGACAAGCCTGAGTTCGATCCGATACTGCTGCGTCCTGTCGACGATCTAGAGCTGACAGTTCGCTCTGCGAACTGTCTGAAGGCTGAAGCGATCCACTACATTGGTGATCTGGTACAGCGTACCGAAGTTGAGTTGTTAAAGACTCCTAACTTAGGTAAGAAATCTCTTACTGAGATTAAAGACGTGTTAGCGTCACGCGGCTTGTCTCTGGGCATGCGCCTCGAGAATTGGCCGCCAGCTAGCATCGCTGACGAATAA
- the rplQ gene encoding 50S ribosomal protein L17 yields MRHRKSGRQLNRNSSHRQAMFRNMASSLVRHAVIKTTLPKAKELRRVVEPLITLAKVDTVANRRLAFARTRDSEVVGILFNDLGPRYQERPGGYTRILKCGFRAGDNAPMAYIELVGRDINASVVDATEE; encoded by the coding sequence ATGCGCCATCGTAAGAGTGGTCGTCAACTTAACCGGAACAGCAGCCACCGTCAGGCTATGTTCCGCAACATGGCTAGCTCCTTGGTTCGTCATGCCGTTATTAAAACGACACTGCCCAAGGCAAAAGAGCTACGTCGTGTTGTAGAGCCTTTGATCACATTGGCTAAAGTCGACACAGTAGCTAACCGTCGTTTGGCATTTGCCCGTACTCGCGACAGCGAAGTAGTGGGTATTTTGTTCAACGATTTGGGACCTCGCTACCAGGAGCGTCCGGGTGGATACACCCGCATCCTGAAGTGTGGTTTCCGTGCAGGCGATAACGCACCTATGGCTTATATTGAGCTGGTAGGTCGTGATATCAATGCATCAGTAGTAGACGCTACTGAAGAGTAA
- a CDS encoding tautomerase family protein: MPILNIALIAGRSNEQKEALIKEVTDACVKALDVKPETVRILLQDIAAQDFGVAGESVKAKRERLA, translated from the coding sequence ATGCCGATTTTAAATATTGCCTTAATAGCGGGCCGTAGCAATGAACAGAAAGAAGCGCTGATCAAAGAAGTGACCGATGCCTGCGTGAAGGCGCTGGATGTGAAGCCAGAAACTGTGCGTATTCTGCTGCAAGATATTGCCGCCCAAGACTTTGGTGTGGCAGGTGAGTCGGTAAAAGCCAAGCGTGAACGTTTAGCCTAA
- the crcB gene encoding fluoride efflux transporter CrcB, whose protein sequence is MKTLLFIALGGALGAILRFGITDLMTRAVGRSFPYGTLTVNMLGSLIMGCVFVLVQQQVLSAHGWRPFVMVGLLGALTTFSSFSLDSLLLIEQGQWLKAMLNVCLNVVCCIMLTYCGMQLTSSLLAAR, encoded by the coding sequence ATGAAAACCTTGTTATTTATCGCGCTTGGCGGCGCGCTGGGTGCCATATTACGCTTTGGCATTACCGATCTTATGACGCGTGCTGTGGGACGTTCGTTTCCCTACGGTACCCTAACGGTGAATATGCTGGGCTCGCTGATCATGGGCTGCGTATTTGTTTTGGTGCAACAGCAGGTATTGAGTGCGCATGGCTGGCGGCCGTTCGTGATGGTGGGATTATTGGGCGCACTCACCACTTTTTCTTCTTTCTCCCTCGATAGCTTATTATTAATTGAACAGGGTCAATGGCTTAAAGCAATGTTGAATGTGTGCCTCAATGTGGTTTGTTGTATTATGTTGACCTACTGTGGCATGCAACTAACCTCTAGCCTGTTGGCTGCGCGTTAG
- the ubiE gene encoding bifunctional demethylmenaquinone methyltransferase/2-methoxy-6-polyprenyl-1,4-benzoquinol methylase UbiE, whose protein sequence is MSEQDKSTTHFGYKTVEANEKEQMVASVFHSVAAKYDIMNDLMSFGIHRLWKRFTIDCSGVRKGQKVLDLAGGTGDLTAKFSRIVGETGQVVLADINDSMLKVGRDKLRNKGLGNNISYVQANAEALPFPDNHFDLITIAFGLRNVTDKDKALASMQRVLKPGGRLLVLEFSKPQHEIMNKLYDFYSFNILPKVGSLVAQDGDSYKYLAESIRMHPDQETLKGMMEQAGLEQVEYFNLTDGIVALHRGFKF, encoded by the coding sequence ATGTCAGAACAAGACAAGTCGACGACTCACTTCGGCTACAAAACGGTAGAAGCTAACGAAAAAGAGCAGATGGTGGCCAGTGTCTTTCATTCGGTGGCGGCTAAATACGACATCATGAACGATTTGATGTCCTTCGGTATTCATCGGCTATGGAAGCGTTTTACTATAGATTGTTCTGGGGTGCGCAAAGGACAAAAGGTGTTGGACTTAGCCGGTGGTACTGGCGATCTGACCGCGAAGTTTTCGCGCATTGTCGGCGAAACCGGCCAGGTGGTATTGGCGGATATCAATGACTCCATGCTTAAAGTGGGCCGCGATAAGCTCAGAAATAAAGGCTTGGGTAACAACATCTCTTATGTGCAAGCCAACGCCGAGGCACTGCCGTTTCCGGATAATCATTTCGACTTAATTACCATCGCCTTTGGTCTGCGCAACGTGACCGATAAAGATAAGGCACTTGCTTCTATGCAGCGGGTGTTAAAGCCCGGTGGCCGTTTGTTGGTATTGGAGTTTTCTAAACCGCAGCATGAAATCATGAATAAGCTTTATGACTTCTACTCTTTTAATATTTTACCGAAAGTCGGCAGTCTCGTGGCCCAAGACGGGGACAGCTATAAATACTTAGCTGAGTCTATTCGTATGCACCCCGACCAAGAAACCCTTAAAGGTATGATGGAGCAAGCGGGCCTTGAGCAGGTTGAGTACTTCAATCTTACCGACGGCATAGTAGCGCTGCATCGCGGGTTTAAATTCTGA
- a CDS encoding ubiquinone biosynthesis accessory factor UbiJ: MRSLLLPLLNGALETAFNRLLLNDAEGIKKAAPLQGKTLQLTITDVMSLYLLFCDDKLVVLRQFEGSVDSHLSLSLNALGLLKDKGLLMQYIRDGRIDLQGDPSYWQDFSALLKTPNFDIEAWLAPYAGDALAHLAVRHSRELTRSLQVRGQALGAHVGDYVREEARLAVGPLELADFSDQVSELHQQSLKLAMRLATLTDNIRHS, from the coding sequence ATGCGTTCTTTGTTACTTCCTTTATTGAATGGTGCATTAGAAACGGCCTTTAATCGTCTATTGCTCAATGATGCTGAGGGCATCAAGAAAGCGGCGCCATTACAAGGAAAAACCCTGCAGCTGACTATTACTGATGTAATGAGTCTGTACCTGTTGTTTTGTGATGATAAGCTGGTGGTGTTGCGACAGTTTGAAGGCTCGGTCGACAGTCATCTGAGTCTATCGCTCAATGCCTTAGGCTTACTAAAAGACAAAGGCTTGCTGATGCAATATATCCGCGATGGCCGTATTGATTTGCAGGGCGACCCTAGTTATTGGCAAGATTTTTCTGCGCTGCTTAAAACGCCGAATTTTGATATCGAAGCTTGGCTGGCTCCTTACGCGGGTGATGCCTTAGCCCATTTGGCTGTGCGACACTCCCGTGAGCTCACGCGTTCATTGCAGGTGAGAGGGCAAGCACTGGGTGCACATGTGGGTGATTATGTGCGGGAAGAAGCCCGCTTGGCCGTAGGGCCGCTGGAGTTAGCGGATTTTAGTGACCAAGTGAGTGAGCTACACCAGCAGAGCTTGAAGCTAGCAATGCGACTGGCGACCTTAACGGATAATATTAGGCATTCATGA
- the ubiB gene encoding ubiquinone biosynthesis regulatory protein kinase UbiB, giving the protein MKKLRELVRLYQIGKTLLEYGLDELIPVRLQIWPARMARKSIFWLKNRHPDLSRGQRIRLAFEQLGPVFIKFGQMLSTRRDLLPPDIAEELALLQDRVPPFDGVLAQQLIEHSLGAPIGELFDGFAVMPLASASIAQVHTARLKTGQEVVIKVIRPDIEKTIAADVSLMHTLASLVARFAPERTQRLQPVAVVEEYRKTLFDELNLLREAANAIQLRRNFEGSGTLYVPEIYSDYGRENVLVMERIYGIPVSDIAALKANGTNMKLLAERGVEVFFTQVFRDSFFHADMHPGNIFVSYEHPQDPQWIGIDCGIVGTLNKDDKRYLADNFLAFFNRDYRKVAELHVESGWVPADTKIEEFESAIRTVLEPIFEKPLSEISFGHVLLNLFNTARRFNMAVQPQLVLLQKTLLYVEGVGRQLYPQLDLWKTAKPFLEEWMQQQVGYKAVINAVKEKAPFWAEKLPELPELIYDALRQAKLQQHQVQGLYNQFAVHDKAQSKGRFLLAMGATTLLASTLLLAMDKNQWAMLGLVLTLVVWLLGWRKIAR; this is encoded by the coding sequence ATGAAAAAGCTCCGTGAACTAGTACGACTCTATCAGATAGGCAAAACGCTGCTCGAATACGGGCTGGATGAATTGATCCCAGTGCGGTTACAAATTTGGCCGGCACGCATGGCGAGAAAAAGTATATTTTGGCTAAAGAATCGTCATCCGGATCTGTCTCGCGGGCAGCGTATTCGCTTAGCGTTTGAGCAGCTGGGGCCGGTTTTTATCAAGTTCGGTCAGATGTTGTCGACGCGCCGCGATCTATTACCGCCAGATATCGCCGAAGAGCTGGCATTATTGCAAGACCGAGTGCCGCCCTTTGATGGGGTGTTGGCGCAGCAACTGATTGAACATAGCCTTGGCGCGCCGATAGGCGAGCTGTTTGATGGCTTCGCCGTAATGCCGCTAGCGTCGGCGTCTATCGCTCAGGTACACACGGCCCGTTTGAAAACCGGTCAAGAAGTTGTGATCAAGGTGATACGACCGGATATAGAAAAAACCATTGCAGCCGATGTGAGCTTGATGCATACCTTGGCCAGCCTAGTGGCACGTTTTGCACCGGAGCGAACTCAGCGCCTGCAACCTGTAGCCGTGGTGGAGGAATACCGTAAGACGTTATTCGATGAGCTTAATCTATTGCGCGAAGCGGCCAATGCCATTCAATTGCGGCGTAACTTCGAAGGCTCAGGCACGCTCTATGTGCCAGAAATTTATTCTGACTATGGCCGTGAAAATGTGCTGGTGATGGAGCGAATTTACGGTATTCCAGTGTCAGATATAGCGGCATTGAAAGCGAACGGCACCAATATGAAGCTGTTGGCAGAGCGCGGGGTAGAGGTGTTTTTCACCCAAGTATTTCGTGACAGCTTCTTTCATGCGGATATGCATCCTGGCAATATTTTTGTCTCTTATGAACATCCGCAGGATCCCCAGTGGATTGGCATCGATTGCGGTATCGTCGGCACCCTTAATAAAGACGACAAACGCTATTTAGCCGATAATTTTCTGGCGTTCTTTAATCGCGATTATCGCAAAGTGGCTGAGTTACATGTGGAGTCGGGCTGGGTGCCGGCGGATACTAAAATAGAAGAATTTGAGTCGGCGATCCGCACCGTGTTGGAGCCCATATTTGAGAAGCCGCTGTCTGAGATCTCTTTTGGTCATGTGCTGTTAAATCTGTTTAATACCGCTCGTCGTTTTAATATGGCGGTGCAGCCACAGCTGGTGCTGTTACAGAAAACCCTGTTATATGTAGAGGGCGTAGGGCGACAGTTATATCCACAACTAGATTTATGGAAGACGGCAAAACCCTTCCTAGAAGAGTGGATGCAGCAACAAGTAGGCTATAAAGCGGTGATTAATGCTGTCAAAGAAAAGGCGCCTTTTTGGGCCGAAAAATTGCCCGAGTTGCCGGAGCTGATTTATGACGCACTTCGTCAAGCCAAGCTGCAGCAGCATCAAGTACAAGGTTTGTATAACCAGTTTGCCGTGCATGATAAAGCGCAGAGTAAAGGGCGCTTCTTGCTCGCCATGGGGGCAACTACCTTGCTGGCCAGTACTTTGTTGTTAGCCATGGACAAAAATCAGTGGGCAATGTTGGGTTTGGTGCTGACTTTAGTGGTTTGGCTACTGGGTTGGCGGAAAATAGCACGCTAA
- the tatA gene encoding Sec-independent protein translocase subunit TatA yields MAGISVWQLLIVVLIVVLLFGTKKLRGLGGDLGSAVKGFKNAMSDDEKNAAKDQQDADFEQEALFDKKDQAEPLTPKDHEKTKDNDRV; encoded by the coding sequence ATGGCGGGTATCAGTGTATGGCAGTTACTTATCGTAGTGTTAATCGTGGTGCTGTTGTTTGGCACTAAGAAATTACGCGGTTTAGGCGGCGATTTAGGCTCGGCGGTCAAAGGCTTTAAAAATGCCATGAGCGACGATGAAAAAAACGCGGCTAAAGACCAACAAGATGCGGACTTTGAGCAAGAAGCGCTGTTTGATAAAAAAGACCAAGCAGAACCGCTGACGCCAAAAGACCACGAGAAAACCAAAGATAATGATCGAGTATAA
- the tatB gene encoding Sec-independent protein translocase protein TatB, whose amino-acid sequence MFDIGFWELVVIAVVGLLVLGPERLPVAIRTVSRLFKTVRDTANAVKTELSQELRMEELHRDLKKAEQLDIKHLSPELKESVDQLREAAASVTRPYEKKALPKADQPAASVVQEQKSEPELNQQEQIQKQVQEPQQVPDDSALSPPASQDKS is encoded by the coding sequence ATGTTTGATATTGGTTTCTGGGAGCTGGTAGTGATCGCCGTGGTTGGACTCTTGGTGCTGGGCCCCGAGCGATTGCCGGTGGCTATCAGAACCGTGTCACGCTTGTTTAAAACGGTGCGCGATACCGCCAATGCGGTGAAGACAGAGCTAAGCCAAGAGTTGCGTATGGAAGAGCTGCATCGGGATCTGAAAAAAGCCGAGCAGCTCGACATTAAGCATTTAAGCCCTGAGCTGAAAGAGTCCGTTGATCAGCTCAGAGAAGCCGCCGCGTCTGTTACGCGCCCTTACGAAAAGAAGGCACTGCCTAAAGCAGACCAACCAGCGGCCAGCGTTGTTCAAGAGCAAAAGTCAGAACCAGAGCTAAACCAACAAGAGCAAATTCAAAAACAAGTTCAAGAGCCGCAGCAAGTACCAGACGACTCAGCTTTATCACCTCCGGCTTCGCAGGATAAATCTTAA
- the tatC gene encoding twin-arginine translocase subunit TatC, which translates to MNQIHQPLFSHLVELRGRILRAFAAVLLVFLALVYFANDIYTILAEPLLRQLPEGGTMIATGVATPFLTPMKLTLIVSFFLAIPYVLYQVWAFIAPGLYKHEKRLITPLVFSSALLFYAGAAFAYFVVFPLAFGFFTKMAPEGVTIATDIASYLDFVLGLFIAFGIAFEIPIATIVICWTGMMTPKELAKKRPYVIVIVFLVGMLLTPPDVISQTLLAIPMWLLFEVGVFFARFYVRRPEDEEEQDSAS; encoded by the coding sequence ATGAATCAGATACATCAGCCCTTGTTCAGCCATTTAGTGGAGCTGAGAGGACGGATTTTGCGCGCCTTCGCCGCTGTGTTGCTGGTGTTTTTGGCTTTGGTGTATTTCGCTAACGATATTTACACCATCTTAGCCGAGCCCTTGCTGCGTCAATTACCCGAGGGCGGCACCATGATAGCCACTGGGGTGGCGACGCCGTTTTTAACGCCGATGAAGCTCACCCTTATCGTGTCCTTCTTTCTCGCCATTCCTTATGTGTTATATCAAGTGTGGGCGTTTATCGCGCCTGGGCTGTATAAACATGAAAAGCGCCTGATTACGCCGTTAGTGTTCTCCAGTGCCTTGCTTTTTTATGCGGGCGCGGCCTTTGCCTACTTTGTGGTGTTTCCATTAGCTTTTGGCTTCTTTACCAAGATGGCGCCAGAAGGCGTGACCATAGCGACCGACATCGCCAGTTATTTGGACTTTGTACTGGGATTGTTTATCGCCTTTGGTATCGCCTTTGAAATCCCGATAGCCACTATCGTGATCTGCTGGACTGGGATGATGACCCCTAAAGAGCTGGCCAAGAAACGCCCTTATGTGATTGTGATCGTATTTTTGGTGGGTATGCTGCTCACACCTCCGGATGTGATTTCGCAAACTCTGTTGGCAATTCCGATGTGGTTGCTGTTTGAAGTGGGCGTATTTTTCGCGCGCTTCTACGTGCGCCGTCCGGAAGATGAAGAAGAGCAGGACTCAGCTTCATGA
- the tatD gene encoding 3'-5' ssDNA/RNA exonuclease TatD, which yields MIDIGVNLTDRQFDEDRDQVIARAKTADVSALILTGTNLAASQVAADYAASQPGFCYATAGIHPHDAKSFNAQSLSALRALALRTEVVAIGECGLDFNRDFSPRPQQEAVFEAQLALAAELQLPVFMHCRDAHQRFMDILTPWREKLPAAVLHCFTGSEDELKDCLALNLHIGITGWICDERRGQELQQLVSLIPANRLMIETDSPYLLPRDLTVKPKSRRNEPAYLGHIAHRIAACRGENPDQLIAETSATSRAFFRI from the coding sequence ATGATTGATATTGGCGTTAACTTAACCGACCGTCAGTTTGATGAAGACCGAGACCAAGTAATAGCGCGAGCTAAAACGGCGGACGTGTCGGCGCTGATCCTAACCGGCACTAACTTGGCCGCTAGCCAGGTCGCCGCCGACTATGCAGCCAGTCAGCCCGGCTTTTGTTATGCCACTGCCGGTATTCATCCCCACGATGCCAAAAGCTTTAACGCACAGAGCCTGAGTGCGTTACGCGCCTTGGCTCTACGTACAGAAGTGGTTGCCATCGGTGAGTGTGGCTTAGATTTTAACCGCGATTTTTCACCACGCCCTCAGCAAGAAGCCGTATTTGAGGCGCAATTGGCCTTAGCCGCCGAGCTACAATTGCCAGTCTTTATGCACTGTCGCGATGCCCATCAGCGTTTTATGGATATCTTAACTCCGTGGCGTGAAAAGTTGCCAGCGGCGGTGCTGCATTGTTTTACCGGTAGTGAAGATGAGCTTAAAGATTGCCTCGCACTCAATTTACACATCGGCATCACCGGCTGGATTTGCGATGAGCGCCGGGGCCAAGAGTTGCAACAGCTAGTGTCGTTAATTCCAGCCAATCGCTTGATGATAGAAACAGATAGCCCTTATCTGTTACCGCGAGATTTAACGGTGAAGCCGAAGAGCCGACGCAATGAGCCGGCATATCTTGGTCACATCGCCCACCGTATTGCCGCCTGTCGGGGCGAAAATCCCGACCAGCTGATTGCCGAGACTTCGGCGACCAGTCGTGCCTTTTTCCGTATTTAG